The Mesorhizobium sp. B1-1-8 genome contains a region encoding:
- the ggt gene encoding gamma-glutamyltransferase produces MPLTRRTLIGVTLSLAFALTPSASVFAASPQPAKGEHGMVVTAQHLATQVGVDVLKKGGNAVDAAVAVGYALAVVYPDAGNIGGGGFMTIRLKDGRSTFIDFRERAPLAATKTMYLDKDGNPVKGASLDGYLAVGVPGSVAGFEMARQKYGTLSRQDLMAPAIAYAKDGFVLNQGDAASFAGNADRLAKDPAAAAIFLKKDGKPYGIGEKLVQPDLAASLSAISEKGPDAFYKGAIADAIVKASGAKGGILAKADFEQYAVRELKPVTCTYRGYEIISSAPPSSGGVIICEILNVLEGYPLSYLGAGSAETVHVMVEAMRHAYIDRNSALGDPDFVDNPVPKLLDKGYAKDIRDKIDPFRAGVSKDLMPKGFGESKETTHYSIIDNDGNAVAVTYTLNGSFGAGVVAAGTGILLNNEMDDFTQKPGVPNLYGLVQGEANAIQPKKTPLSSMSPTVVTRDGKPFMVIGSPGGSRIITITLEAIVNVIDHRMNIQEAIDAPRIHHQWLPDTVYIEPFGLSPDTEKLLAGLGYHLNLADQTWGQAAGILVGGKSLAEIEKGGGARYNGAIDSRAASGEALGY; encoded by the coding sequence ATGCCCTTGACCCGCCGGACGCTGATTGGCGTCACCCTTTCGCTCGCATTCGCGCTCACGCCATCCGCCTCCGTCTTCGCCGCCTCGCCGCAACCAGCCAAGGGCGAGCACGGCATGGTGGTGACCGCCCAGCATCTCGCCACGCAAGTCGGTGTCGACGTGCTGAAGAAGGGCGGCAATGCGGTCGATGCCGCCGTCGCCGTCGGCTATGCGCTGGCCGTGGTTTATCCCGACGCCGGCAATATCGGCGGCGGCGGCTTCATGACCATCCGTCTGAAGGACGGCCGCTCGACCTTCATCGATTTCCGCGAGCGGGCGCCGCTTGCCGCGACCAAGACCATGTACCTCGACAAGGACGGCAATCCGGTGAAGGGCGCCAGCCTCGACGGCTACCTTGCCGTCGGCGTGCCGGGTTCGGTGGCCGGCTTCGAGATGGCTCGCCAGAAATACGGCACCTTGTCGAGGCAGGATCTGATGGCGCCGGCGATTGCTTATGCCAAGGATGGCTTCGTGCTCAACCAGGGCGACGCCGCGTCGTTCGCCGGCAACGCCGACAGGCTGGCGAAGGACCCGGCGGCGGCCGCCATCTTCCTGAAAAAGGACGGCAAGCCCTACGGTATCGGCGAGAAGCTCGTCCAACCGGACCTTGCCGCCTCGCTGTCGGCGATCTCGGAAAAAGGTCCGGACGCGTTCTATAAGGGCGCCATTGCCGACGCCATCGTCAAGGCGAGCGGCGCCAAGGGCGGCATCCTGGCCAAGGCCGATTTCGAGCAATACGCCGTGCGCGAGCTGAAGCCTGTCACTTGCACCTATCGCGGCTACGAGATCATCTCCTCGGCGCCGCCGAGCTCCGGCGGCGTCATCATCTGCGAAATCCTCAATGTGCTCGAAGGCTATCCATTGTCCTATCTCGGCGCCGGCTCGGCCGAGACGGTCCATGTCATGGTGGAAGCCATGCGCCATGCCTATATCGACCGCAACTCGGCGCTCGGCGATCCGGATTTCGTCGACAACCCCGTCCCCAAGCTGCTCGACAAGGGCTACGCCAAGGACATTCGCGACAAGATCGACCCGTTCCGCGCCGGCGTCTCGAAAGACCTGATGCCCAAAGGCTTCGGCGAGTCGAAGGAAACGACGCATTACTCGATCATCGACAATGACGGCAATGCGGTCGCAGTGACCTATACGCTGAACGGCTCCTTCGGCGCGGGCGTCGTCGCCGCCGGCACCGGCATCCTGCTCAACAACGAGATGGACGATTTCACCCAAAAACCCGGCGTGCCCAACCTCTACGGGCTGGTCCAAGGCGAGGCCAACGCCATCCAGCCGAAGAAGACGCCTCTGTCCTCGATGAGCCCGACGGTGGTGACCAGGGACGGCAAGCCGTTCATGGTCATCGGCAGCCCCGGCGGTTCGCGCATCATCACCATCACGCTGGAGGCGATCGTCAACGTCATCGACCACCGCATGAACATCCAGGAGGCGATCGACGCGCCGCGCATCCACCATCAATGGCTGCCCGACACCGTCTATATCGAGCCGTTCGGTCTATCCCCGGACACCGAAAAACTGCTCGCCGGCTTGGGCTATCACCTTAATCTCGCTGACCAGACGTGGGGACAGGCGGCCGGCATCCTGGTTGGTGGCAAGAGCCTGGCGGAAATCGAGAAAGGCGGCGGCGCCCGCTACAACGGCGCCATCGACAGCCGCGCTGCATCGGGTGAGGCGCTGGGATATTAG
- the rhaI gene encoding L-rhamnose catabolism isomerase gives MSETIISADVVEKSNTTRKADLERDYASLGERLDRRGIAIDAIRNKVEKFAVAIPSWGVGTGGTRFARFPGPGEPRDIFDKIEDCAVIKQLTQATPTVSLHIPWDKADPNRLKQAASRFGLGFDAMNSNTFSDAKDQKLSYKFGSLSHADAGTRRQAVEHNLECIEIGKTLGSKALTVWIGDGSNFPGQVNFAKAFERYLDAMREIYAGLPDDWRLFTEHKMYEPAFYSTVVQDWGTNYIIAKELGDKAFCLVDLGHHAPNVNIEMIVSRLIQFKKLGGFHFNDSKYGDDDLDTGSIDPYRLFLVFNELVDAELSGAKGFNPAHMLDQSHNVTDPIESLMLSAVEVQRAYAQALLVDREALEGFQEANDALMATQTLKAAYRTDVEPILAMARLKTGGAIDPVAAYREAGYRAKVAAERPAVAGGGGGIV, from the coding sequence GTGTCCGAAACAATCATCTCCGCCGACGTCGTCGAGAAGAGCAACACCACCCGCAAAGCAGATCTCGAACGCGACTACGCCTCGCTCGGCGAGCGCCTCGACCGCCGAGGCATCGCCATCGACGCCATTCGCAACAAGGTCGAGAAATTCGCCGTGGCGATTCCCTCCTGGGGTGTCGGCACGGGCGGCACCCGCTTTGCCCGCTTTCCCGGCCCCGGCGAACCGCGCGACATCTTCGACAAAATCGAGGACTGCGCCGTCATTAAGCAACTGACGCAGGCGACGCCGACCGTATCGCTGCACATCCCGTGGGACAAGGCCGATCCGAACCGGCTGAAGCAGGCGGCCTCGCGCTTTGGCCTCGGCTTCGACGCCATGAATTCCAACACCTTCTCCGACGCCAAGGACCAGAAGCTGTCCTACAAGTTCGGCTCACTGTCGCATGCCGATGCCGGCACGCGCCGCCAGGCGGTCGAGCACAATCTCGAATGCATCGAGATCGGCAAGACGCTTGGGTCGAAGGCGCTGACCGTGTGGATCGGCGATGGCTCCAACTTCCCCGGCCAGGTCAATTTCGCAAAGGCCTTCGAGCGCTACCTCGATGCCATGCGCGAAATCTATGCCGGCCTGCCGGACGACTGGCGGCTGTTCACCGAGCACAAGATGTACGAGCCGGCCTTCTATTCGACCGTCGTGCAGGATTGGGGCACCAACTACATCATCGCCAAGGAACTTGGCGATAAGGCCTTCTGCCTGGTCGACCTTGGCCACCATGCGCCCAACGTCAACATCGAGATGATCGTGTCGCGGCTGATCCAGTTCAAAAAACTCGGCGGCTTCCACTTCAACGATTCCAAATATGGCGACGACGATCTCGATACCGGCTCGATCGATCCCTACCGGCTGTTCCTGGTCTTCAACGAATTGGTCGATGCCGAGCTTTCCGGCGCGAAAGGATTCAACCCCGCCCACATGCTCGACCAGAGCCACAATGTCACCGACCCGATCGAAAGCCTGATGCTGTCGGCGGTCGAAGTGCAGCGCGCCTACGCGCAGGCGCTGCTGGTCGACCGCGAGGCGCTGGAAGGTTTCCAGGAAGCCAACGATGCGCTGATGGCGACGCAGACATTGAAGGCCGCCTACCGCACCGATGTCGAGCCGATCCTCGCCATGGCGCGGCTGAAGACGGGCGGCGCCATCGATCCGGTAGCCGCCTATCGCGAAGCCGGCTACCGGGCGAAGGTCGCGGCGGAGCGCCCGGCGGTCGCCGGCGGCGGCGGCGGGATTGTTTGA
- a CDS encoding bifunctional rhamnulose-1-phosphate aldolase/short-chain dehydrogenase, protein MLDKRSGSRLANLWDDAKAEGMSGPELLVYRSNTLGSDKRVTNYGGGNTSSKVWQKDPLTGEEVEVLWVKGSGGDSASIKLDGFATLYMDKLRALKGLYRGVEHEDEMVGYLPHCTFNLNPRAASIDTPLHAYVPKACVDHMHPDAIIAIAAAKDSKALTKEIFGDAIGWLPWKRPGFELGLWLEKFCLEHPEAKGVVLESHGLFTWGDTPKECYETTISVINQAMEWFERRSEGVAIFGGEAVKSLDAAARRAIAAKLMPRIRGLISEKGHKLGHFDDQPAVLEFVNSKNLRPLAALGTSCPDHFLRTKIRPLVIEFDPAKPDVDAVIERLADNIAEYRAGYQAYYDSCKHADSPAIRDPNAVVYLMPGVGMFTFAGDKATARISGEFYVNAINVMRGASTVSSYVGLPAQEAFDIEYWQLEDLKLQRMPKPKSLAGRIALVTGGAGGIGRATATRLLREGACVVLADIDEAALTSANDELAKAYGRDFVRPVRIDVTSEDQVIAGFAETAVEFGGIDILVSNAGLASSAPIEETTLALWNRNMEILSTGYFLVSREAFRLFRAQKIGGNVVFVASKNGLAASPNAAAYCTAKAAEIHLARCLALEGAEAQIRVNVVNPDAVLRGSKIWTGEWKEQRAAAYKMSTDELEEHYRSRSMLKRSVFPEDIAEAIYFFASDMSAKSTGNIVNVDAGNAQSFTR, encoded by the coding sequence ATGCTCGACAAGCGCTCCGGCTCGCGCCTCGCCAACCTTTGGGACGATGCGAAGGCCGAGGGTATGAGCGGGCCCGAGCTTCTGGTCTACCGCTCGAACACGCTCGGCTCCGACAAGCGCGTCACCAACTACGGCGGCGGCAACACCTCGTCCAAGGTCTGGCAGAAGGATCCGCTGACCGGCGAGGAGGTCGAGGTGCTGTGGGTCAAGGGTTCGGGCGGCGACAGCGCGTCGATCAAGCTCGACGGCTTCGCTACACTCTACATGGACAAATTGCGCGCGCTAAAGGGCCTCTATCGCGGTGTCGAGCATGAGGACGAGATGGTCGGCTATCTGCCGCACTGCACCTTCAACCTCAATCCGCGCGCGGCTTCGATCGACACGCCGTTGCACGCCTATGTGCCGAAGGCTTGCGTCGACCATATGCACCCCGACGCCATCATCGCCATCGCCGCGGCCAAGGATTCGAAAGCCCTGACCAAGGAGATCTTCGGCGACGCCATCGGCTGGTTGCCATGGAAGCGGCCGGGATTCGAACTCGGTCTGTGGCTGGAGAAATTCTGTCTCGAACATCCCGAGGCCAAGGGCGTCGTGCTGGAGAGCCACGGCCTGTTCACCTGGGGCGACACGCCGAAGGAATGCTACGAGACGACGATTTCGGTGATCAACCAGGCGATGGAATGGTTCGAGCGCCGCTCCGAAGGCGTGGCGATCTTCGGCGGCGAGGCGGTGAAATCGCTCGATGCCGCAGCGCGCCGCGCCATCGCGGCAAAACTGATGCCGAGGATTCGCGGCCTGATCTCCGAAAAGGGCCACAAGCTCGGCCATTTCGACGACCAGCCCGCCGTGCTCGAATTCGTCAATTCGAAGAATTTGCGCCCACTTGCGGCGTTGGGCACATCGTGCCCGGACCATTTCCTGCGCACCAAGATCCGGCCGCTGGTTATCGAATTCGATCCGGCCAAGCCCGACGTCGATGCGGTTATCGAGCGCCTTGCCGACAATATCGCCGAATACCGCGCCGGCTACCAGGCCTATTATGACAGCTGCAAACACGCGGATTCGCCCGCCATTCGTGATCCCAACGCCGTGGTCTATCTGATGCCGGGCGTCGGCATGTTCACCTTTGCCGGCGACAAGGCGACGGCGCGCATCTCCGGCGAATTCTACGTTAACGCCATCAATGTCATGCGCGGCGCCTCGACCGTCTCGTCCTATGTCGGCCTGCCCGCACAGGAAGCCTTCGACATCGAATACTGGCAGCTCGAAGATTTGAAACTGCAGCGCATGCCGAAGCCGAAGTCGCTTGCCGGCCGGATCGCGCTGGTCACCGGCGGCGCCGGCGGCATCGGCCGCGCCACCGCCACCCGGCTGCTGCGCGAGGGCGCCTGCGTGGTGCTGGCCGATATCGACGAGGCAGCGCTCACCAGCGCCAATGACGAACTGGCCAAGGCCTACGGCAGGGATTTCGTCCGGCCGGTGCGGATCGACGTCACCTCGGAGGATCAGGTCATCGCCGGCTTCGCCGAAACAGCGGTCGAGTTCGGTGGCATCGATATTCTGGTCTCGAATGCCGGGCTGGCCTCCTCAGCGCCGATCGAGGAGACGACGCTGGCGCTCTGGAACCGCAACATGGAAATCCTGTCCACCGGCTATTTCCTCGTGTCGCGCGAGGCCTTCCGGCTGTTCCGCGCCCAGAAGATCGGCGGCAATGTCGTCTTCGTCGCTTCCAAGAACGGCCTTGCCGCCTCGCCCAACGCCGCCGCCTATTGCACCGCCAAGGCGGCCGAGATCCATCTCGCGCGCTGCCTGGCGCTGGAAGGCGCAGAGGCGCAGATCCGCGTCAATGTCGTCAATCCCGACGCCGTGCTGCGCGGCTCCAAGATTTGGACCGGCGAGTGGAAGGAACAGCGCGCCGCCGCCTACAAGATGTCGACTGATGAGCTCGAGGAACATTACCGCTCGCGCTCGATGCTGAAGCGCTCGGTCTTTCCGGAAGATATCGCCGAGGCGATCTATTTCTTCGCCTCCGACATGTCGGCCAAGTCCACGGGGAATATCGTCAACGTCGACGCCGGCAACGCGCAGAGCTTTACGCGGTAG
- a CDS encoding dicarboxylate/amino acid:cation symporter — protein MQTAIAAAEPRGKVPFYRHLYVQVLAAIAAGILLGHFYPDIGASLKPLGDAFIKLVKMVIAPVIFLTVATGIAGVSDLHKVGRVAGKAMIYFLVFSTLALIVGLVVSNVVQPGAGMHINPATLDASKVSTFTEKAHDTTIVGFLMNIIPDTITGAFAQGDILQVLFFSVLFGMALALVGERGRPVVDFLQALTAPIFRLVAILMKAAPIGAFGAMAFTVGKYGIGTIANLAMLIGTFYLTSLLFVLVVLGTVAWYNGFSILALIRYIKEELLLVLGTSSSEAALPGLMAKMERAGCNRSVVGLVIPTGYSFNLDGTNIYMTLAALFIAQATDTPLTFGDQILLLLVAMLSSKGAAGITGAGFITLAATLSVVPSVPVAGMALILGVDRFMSECRALTNFVGNAVATIVVARWEGELDQKQFAAAMAGTLPEEADLALSGGLQPA, from the coding sequence ATGCAGACAGCAATCGCTGCCGCCGAGCCGCGCGGCAAGGTTCCCTTTTACCGGCATCTTTACGTGCAGGTTTTGGCGGCCATCGCCGCCGGCATCCTGCTCGGCCATTTCTACCCCGACATCGGCGCTTCGCTGAAACCGCTTGGCGATGCCTTCATCAAGTTGGTCAAGATGGTCATCGCGCCGGTGATCTTCCTGACGGTGGCGACCGGCATCGCCGGCGTCTCCGACCTGCACAAGGTCGGCCGCGTCGCCGGCAAGGCGATGATCTACTTCCTCGTCTTCTCGACGCTGGCGCTCATCGTTGGCCTCGTCGTCTCCAACGTCGTCCAGCCGGGCGCCGGCATGCACATCAATCCGGCCACGCTCGACGCCTCGAAAGTTTCGACCTTCACCGAGAAGGCGCATGACACGACCATCGTCGGCTTCCTGATGAACATCATCCCCGACACCATCACCGGCGCTTTCGCTCAAGGCGACATCCTGCAGGTGCTGTTCTTCTCGGTGCTGTTCGGCATGGCGCTGGCGCTCGTCGGCGAACGCGGGCGGCCGGTCGTCGATTTCCTGCAGGCGCTGACCGCGCCGATCTTCCGCCTCGTCGCCATCCTGATGAAGGCGGCCCCCATCGGCGCCTTCGGCGCCATGGCCTTCACTGTCGGCAAATACGGCATCGGCACGATCGCCAACCTCGCCATGCTGATCGGCACCTTCTACCTGACGTCGCTGCTCTTCGTGCTGGTCGTGCTCGGCACTGTCGCCTGGTACAACGGCTTCTCCATCCTGGCGCTGATCCGCTACATCAAGGAAGAGCTGCTTTTGGTGCTCGGCACTTCTTCCTCGGAGGCTGCCCTGCCAGGCCTGATGGCCAAGATGGAGCGCGCCGGCTGCAACCGCTCGGTTGTCGGCCTGGTCATCCCGACCGGCTATTCCTTCAACCTCGACGGCACCAACATCTATATGACGTTGGCCGCGCTCTTCATCGCCCAGGCGACCGACACGCCGCTCACCTTCGGCGACCAGATCCTGCTCTTGCTCGTCGCCATGCTGAGCTCCAAGGGCGCCGCCGGCATCACCGGCGCCGGCTTCATCACGCTCGCCGCCACCCTCTCGGTCGTGCCCTCGGTGCCGGTCGCCGGCATGGCGCTGATCCTCGGCGTCGACCGCTTCATGTCGGAATGCCGGGCGCTGACCAACTTCGTCGGCAACGCAGTGGCGACCATCGTCGTGGCGCGCTGGGAGGGCGAGCTCGACCAGAAGCAGTTCGCCGCCGCCATGGCCGGCACGCTGCCGGAAGAGGCCGACCTCGCGCTGTCCGGCGGGCTGCAGCCCGCCTGA
- a CDS encoding sensor histidine kinase, which yields MLQRSAAAFASTPELLAGRARRAWLLFAAIAFLIVLAALYGAGLYGRSTEIEALSAQGRTDANLKVALLRAVLENPRALPLLLSEDQQVHDALSERSPASIDVLNRKLEGLVSGTKASVLYVTGTDGLAIASSNWREPVSFVGNDYGFRAYFSGAMQSGTAEYFALGNVSKRPGLYISRRVGSAAAPLGVVVVKMEFDQLEADWHEANRPAYVSDEHGIVLITSVPSWRFMTTAPLAPSVTADIRASQQFGEAPLVPLPITRLQALSADVALVHAIMPGGSDAQYLRLSTPVTSTPWRLDYLVPAEAPIAAAQREMRLLALGAVIPLIALAAYLLWRRQSAQMRIAAEQVARAELERRVVERTQDLSLARDRLQAEIADHRSTEARLQVMQQELVQANRLATLGQVAAGVAHEINQPVATIRAYADNARVFLERKQTTPAEENLGAIAALTERIGSITEELKAFARKGRTAAEAVELRSVIEGAVVLLRSRFAGRIEALAITLPPPTLKVMGNRLRLEQVLINLFQNALEALEGRDDAAVEVSAAETADDVTLIVSDNGPGIPPSILKSLFTPFNTSKEKGLGLGLVISKDIVADYGGRIEVSSSGQGTRFTVHLSKAGAA from the coding sequence ATGCTGCAACGCTCCGCCGCTGCCTTCGCCTCGACGCCCGAACTGCTCGCCGGGCGGGCGCGGCGCGCCTGGCTGCTGTTCGCGGCGATCGCATTTCTGATCGTGCTGGCAGCGCTCTACGGTGCCGGCCTCTACGGCCGTTCGACCGAGATCGAGGCGCTATCCGCGCAAGGTCGCACGGATGCCAATCTCAAGGTCGCGCTGCTGCGCGCGGTGCTGGAGAATCCGCGCGCACTGCCGCTGCTCCTGTCCGAAGATCAGCAGGTGCATGACGCGCTGAGCGAGCGCAGCCCTGCCTCGATCGATGTGCTCAATCGCAAGCTCGAAGGGCTGGTTTCCGGCACCAAGGCCTCGGTGCTCTATGTCACCGGCACGGATGGATTGGCGATCGCCTCCAGCAACTGGCGCGAACCGGTGAGCTTCGTCGGCAACGACTACGGTTTTCGCGCCTATTTTTCGGGCGCGATGCAGTCCGGCACGGCCGAGTATTTCGCGCTCGGCAATGTCAGCAAGCGTCCGGGTCTCTACATTTCGCGCCGCGTCGGCAGCGCGGCAGCGCCGCTCGGCGTTGTCGTCGTCAAGATGGAGTTCGACCAGCTCGAGGCCGACTGGCACGAGGCGAACCGCCCCGCCTATGTCAGTGACGAGCACGGCATCGTGCTGATCACCAGCGTGCCTTCCTGGCGCTTCATGACGACGGCGCCGCTGGCCCCCTCAGTCACGGCTGACATCCGCGCCAGCCAGCAGTTCGGCGAGGCGCCGCTGGTGCCGCTGCCGATCACGCGGCTGCAGGCGCTGAGCGCCGATGTCGCGCTGGTCCACGCCATCATGCCGGGCGGCAGCGATGCGCAGTATCTTCGCCTTTCGACGCCGGTGACCTCGACGCCGTGGCGGCTCGACTATCTCGTCCCGGCCGAGGCGCCGATTGCCGCGGCGCAGCGCGAGATGCGGCTTTTGGCGCTCGGCGCGGTCATTCCGCTCATCGCCCTCGCCGCCTATCTGTTGTGGCGCCGGCAGTCGGCGCAGATGCGGATCGCTGCCGAACAGGTGGCGCGTGCGGAACTCGAACGCCGCGTTGTCGAGCGCACCCAGGACCTCAGCCTGGCGCGCGACCGGTTGCAGGCCGAAATCGCCGATCACCGCAGCACCGAAGCCAGGCTGCAGGTCATGCAGCAGGAGCTGGTACAGGCCAACCGTCTCGCCACCCTCGGTCAGGTCGCCGCCGGCGTGGCGCATGAGATCAACCAGCCGGTGGCGACCATCCGCGCCTATGCCGACAATGCGCGCGTGTTCCTGGAACGCAAGCAGACGACGCCGGCCGAGGAAAACCTTGGCGCCATCGCCGCGCTGACGGAGCGCATCGGCAGCATAACCGAAGAGTTGAAGGCGTTCGCCCGCAAGGGCCGCACCGCGGCCGAGGCAGTCGAGCTGCGATCCGTCATCGAAGGCGCCGTCGTGCTGCTCAGGAGCCGCTTTGCCGGACGGATCGAGGCGCTGGCTATCACGCTGCCGCCGCCGACGCTCAAGGTGATGGGCAACCGGCTGCGGCTGGAGCAGGTGCTGATCAATCTGTTCCAGAACGCGCTGGAAGCGCTGGAAGGTCGTGACGACGCGGCGGTCGAGGTCTCCGCCGCGGAGACCGCCGACGACGTGACGCTCATTGTGTCCGACAACGGGCCGGGTATCCCGCCGTCGATCCTGAAATCGCTGTTCACGCCGTTCAACACCTCGAAAGAAAAGGGCCTCGGGCTCGGCCTCGTCATCTCCAAGGACATCGTCGCCGATTATGGCGGGCGCATCGAGGTTTCGAGCAGCGGCCAAGGCACCCGTTTCACCGTCCACCTCTCGAAAGCCGGCGCGGCATGA
- a CDS encoding DeoR/GlpR family DNA-binding transcription regulator, producing the protein MHEKERHRIILSAVQEKPVVTVQEMVELTDSSEATIRRDIAALHVQKRLRRVRGGAEAISPPQFIGLAGRPFSVNETLNAAQKRAIAREAVSLCQDGEPIIINGGTTTFQMVHFLSGRRMPIFTNSFPIAEHLLKHSKNTVMLSGGTIYREQNIILSPFDNDVTRNFYARRMFMGAQGLGPLGLMEGDPLLIQAEQKLIDQADELVVLVDSSKFRMRSSLILCGLSRIATVITDDGIEDREAKMLETAGVAVIVARKPANEKEESSLQA; encoded by the coding sequence ATGCACGAGAAAGAGCGCCACAGGATCATTCTGTCCGCCGTCCAGGAAAAACCTGTGGTGACGGTGCAGGAGATGGTCGAGCTGACGGACTCCTCGGAGGCGACGATCCGGCGCGATATTGCGGCGCTGCATGTGCAGAAGCGCCTGCGCCGCGTGCGCGGCGGCGCCGAGGCGATCTCGCCGCCGCAGTTCATCGGCCTCGCCGGCCGGCCCTTCTCGGTCAACGAGACGCTGAACGCCGCGCAGAAGCGGGCGATCGCGCGCGAAGCGGTGAGCCTTTGCCAGGACGGCGAGCCGATCATCATCAATGGCGGCACCACCACCTTCCAGATGGTGCATTTCCTTTCCGGCCGGCGCATGCCGATCTTCACCAATTCCTTTCCGATCGCCGAGCATCTGCTCAAGCACTCGAAGAACACGGTGATGCTGTCGGGCGGCACCATCTACCGCGAGCAGAACATCATCCTTTCGCCTTTCGACAATGACGTGACGCGCAACTTCTATGCGCGCCGCATGTTCATGGGTGCGCAAGGCCTGGGCCCGCTTGGGCTGATGGAAGGCGATCCGCTGCTGATCCAGGCCGAGCAGAAGCTGATCGACCAGGCCGACGAATTGGTGGTTCTGGTCGATTCCTCGAAGTTCCGCATGCGCTCGAGCCTGATCCTGTGCGGGCTGTCGCGCATCGCGACCGTGATCACCGATGACGGAATCGAGGATCGCGAAGCCAAGATGCTGGAGACGGCGGGGGTCGCGGTGATCGTCGCGCGCAAGCCGGCAAACGAGAAGGAAGAATCTTCACTGCAGGCCTGA
- a CDS encoding sigma-54-dependent transcriptional regulator, with the protein MTNGNPVILIDDDGDLLKATKQTLELAGFAVSAFASPSEALAALDASFAGVVVSDIRMPEMDGLQLFDRVVDLDPDIPVILVTGHGDIAMAVKAIKDGAYDFITKPFAADRLAQSVWRAAEKRRLVMENRALCEAAEQAQDSLPLIGQTPAMERLRRTLRQIADTDVDVLVTGETGSGKEVVASLLHRWSRRAKGNFVALNCGTLPETVIESELFGHEAGAFTGAQKKRIGRIEHSSGGTLFLDEIESMPPTTQVQMLRVLEMREVTPLGTNEVRPVDLRVVAAAKVDLGDPGQRGAFREDLYYRLNVVTISIPPLRERRDDVPLLFGYFAERAAARFRRPVPTAPAAIQRQLREHDWPGNVRELAHFAERFVLGLEEAGGSSSPAKAEPDAAISLPERLERYEAEIIRETLGRNDGDVRRTIEALGIPRKTFYDKLQRHGIVRSDFSR; encoded by the coding sequence ATGACCAACGGCAACCCGGTCATCCTGATCGATGACGACGGCGACCTGCTCAAGGCGACAAAGCAGACGCTGGAGCTCGCCGGCTTCGCAGTCTCAGCCTTCGCCTCGCCAAGCGAAGCGCTTGCCGCCCTCGACGCGAGCTTTGCCGGCGTTGTGGTGTCGGACATCCGCATGCCCGAGATGGACGGCCTGCAGCTCTTCGACCGCGTGGTCGACCTCGACCCGGACATCCCCGTCATCCTCGTTACCGGACACGGCGACATCGCGATGGCGGTCAAGGCAATCAAGGACGGCGCCTACGACTTCATCACCAAGCCGTTCGCTGCCGACAGGCTGGCGCAAAGTGTGTGGCGCGCGGCGGAAAAGCGCCGGCTGGTGATGGAAAACCGCGCCTTGTGCGAGGCGGCCGAGCAGGCGCAGGACAGTCTGCCGCTGATCGGCCAGACGCCGGCGATGGAGCGGCTGCGCCGCACGCTGCGGCAGATCGCCGACACCGATGTCGACGTGTTGGTGACCGGCGAGACAGGCTCCGGTAAGGAAGTGGTGGCGAGCCTGCTGCATCGCTGGAGTCGCCGCGCCAAAGGCAATTTCGTCGCGCTCAATTGCGGCACGCTGCCAGAGACGGTGATCGAGAGCGAATTGTTCGGCCACGAGGCCGGCGCCTTCACCGGCGCGCAGAAAAAGCGCATCGGCCGCATCGAGCATTCGAGCGGCGGCACGCTGTTCCTCGACGAGATCGAAAGCATGCCGCCCACGACCCAGGTGCAGATGCTGCGCGTGCTGGAAATGCGCGAGGTGACGCCGCTCGGCACCAACGAGGTCCGGCCGGTCGACCTGCGCGTCGTCGCCGCCGCCAAGGTCGATCTCGGCGATCCCGGGCAACGCGGCGCCTTCCGCGAGGACCTTTATTACCGGCTCAATGTGGTGACGATCTCGATCCCGCCTTTGCGCGAGCGGCGGGACGACGTGCCGCTGCTGTTCGGCTATTTCGCCGAGCGCGCCGCCGCGCGCTTCCGGCGGCCGGTGCCGACAGCGCCTGCCGCCATCCAGCGCCAGCTGAGAGAACACGATTGGCCGGGCAATGTGCGCGAGCTCGCCCATTTCGCTGAACGATTCGTTCTCGGGCTGGAGGAAGCGGGCGGCAGCTCTTCCCCAGCGAAGGCGGAGCCCGACGCCGCTATTTCATTGCCGGAGCGGCTGGAGCGCTACGAGGCCGAGATCATCCGCGAGACACTTGGCCGCAATGACGGCGACGTCCGGCGCACGATCGAGGCGCTCGGCATTCCGCGCAAGACCTTCTACGACAAGCTGCAGCGCCACGGCATCGTGCGCAGCGATTTTTCCAGATAG